Proteins from one Camelina sativa cultivar DH55 chromosome 8, Cs, whole genome shotgun sequence genomic window:
- the LOC104707664 gene encoding uncharacterized protein LOC104707664: MHLAVSVSGNEALDSVLNDFKEGYLTLSSNDRNKLLLGLAKEYYVDDIQVEQLIDQYLIRLLEIFPRNEMEPHDDLNALYSIERNLKYALRPDYDILFDRLHRSSRGFKFLCTLQVDILSLLTKENAPSLRALELQLKDRIRGYWLTCGMNWRRET; encoded by the exons ATGCACTTGGCGGTCTCAGTTAGTGGGAACGAGGCATTAGACTCTGTTTTGAATGACTTCAAAGAG GGTTACTTGACTCTCTCAAGTAATGATCGGAACAAGTTACTTCTTGGATTGGCGAAAGAATATTATGTCGATGACATTCAAGTGGAACAACTCATTGACCAATATCTCATCAGACTACTCGAGATTTTCCCACGCAATGAGATGGAACCGCATGATGATCTCAATGCATTATACTCCATTGAGCGGAATCTCAAGTATGCCCTCCGGCCAGACTATGATATTCTCTTCGACAGGCTACACAGAAGTTCCCGAGGATTCAAGTTTTTGTGCACTCTCCAAGTAGACATTCTATCACTGCTCAC AAAAGAGAATGCGCCATCGTTGCGAGCATTAGAATTGCAGCTTAAGGACAGGATTCGAGGTTATTGGTTAACATGTGGAATGAATTGGAGGAGGGAAACATAA
- the LOC104707665 gene encoding uncharacterized protein LOC104707665 — translation MKKIFFGLLNKEKSVNKKEGIIKRPSNENVIFTDEVRRYPNNLDYLYLCSQGRNAVKDFDGVFEKMHLAISVNRNEALDSVLNDFKEGYLTLSCNDRNKLLLGLAKEYYVDDIQVEQLIDQYLIRLLEICPRNEMEPHDNLDALYSIERNLKYALRPDYDILFERLHKSSGGVKFLCTLEVDILSMLT, via the exons atgaagaagattttttttggattattaaacaaagaaaaaagtgttAATAAGAAAGAAGGCATCATCAAAAGGCCATCAAATGAGAACGTTATTTTCACAGATGAAGTACGA AGGTACCCAAACAACTTAGACTACCTTTATTTGTGTAGCCAAGGAAG AAATGCGGTTAAGGATTTTGATGGAGTTTTTGAGAAAATGCACTTGGCGATCTCCGTTAATCGGAACGAGGCATTAGACTCTGTTTTGAATGATTTCAAAGAG GGTTACTTGACTCTCTCATGTAATGATCGGAACAAGTTACTTCTTGGATTGGCGAAAGAATATTATGTCGATGACATTCAAGTGGAACAACTCATTGACCAATATCTCATCAGACTACTCGAGATTTGCCCAAGGAATGAGATGGAGCCGCATGATAATCTCGATGCATTATACTCCATTGAGCGGAATCTCAAGTATGCCCTCCGGCCAGACTATGATATTCTCTTCGAGAGGCTACACAAAAGTTCCGGAGGAGTCAAGTTTTTATGCACTCTCGAAGTAGACATTCTATCAATGCTCACGTAA
- the LOC104707666 gene encoding uncharacterized protein LOC104707666 isoform X1, translating into MCCSYYIVMSSNFQPSHVIHLPITIDDKGGLSKSGDFDEVREKMHLAISMSRTNMLDTVLDEFRVAYLSLSCEDRKKLLLILAKEYYIDRIHVRELIDQYVKLKIISRTETSTPDLDGDLNRIRWSLGHALRPTYAVLFERLNRCNEGPRFIFPVV; encoded by the exons ATGTGTTGTTCTTATTATATAGTAATGAGCTCGAATTTTCAGCCATCGCACGTTATTCATCTTCCTATTACTATTGACGACAAAGG aGGGTTATCCAAAAGCGGCGACTTTGATGAAGTGCGTGAGAAGATGCATTTGGCTATTTCAATGAGTAGAACCAATATGTTGGACACCGTTCTCGATGAATTCAGAGTG GCCTACTTGAGTCTCTCATGCGAAGATCGTAAGAAGCTATTGCTTATCTTGGCCAAAGAGTATTACATCGACAGGATTCATGTCCGAGAACTCATTGATCAGTACGTCAAACTCAAGATCATTAGCCGGACAGAAACATCTACACCGGATCTCGATGGCGATTTGAATCGTATTCGCTGGAGTCTTGGACACGCCCTCAGGCCAACATATGCCGTGCTTTTTGAGAGGCTAAACAGATGCAATGAAGGGCCGAGATTTATTTTTCCTGTAGTATGA
- the LOC104707666 gene encoding uncharacterized protein LOC104707666 isoform X2 — protein MSSNFQPSHVIHLPITIDDKGGLSKSGDFDEVREKMHLAISMSRTNMLDTVLDEFRVAYLSLSCEDRKKLLLILAKEYYIDRIHVRELIDQYVKLKIISRTETSTPDLDGDLNRIRWSLGHALRPTYAVLFERLNRCNEGPRFIFPVV, from the exons ATGAGCTCGAATTTTCAGCCATCGCACGTTATTCATCTTCCTATTACTATTGACGACAAAGG aGGGTTATCCAAAAGCGGCGACTTTGATGAAGTGCGTGAGAAGATGCATTTGGCTATTTCAATGAGTAGAACCAATATGTTGGACACCGTTCTCGATGAATTCAGAGTG GCCTACTTGAGTCTCTCATGCGAAGATCGTAAGAAGCTATTGCTTATCTTGGCCAAAGAGTATTACATCGACAGGATTCATGTCCGAGAACTCATTGATCAGTACGTCAAACTCAAGATCATTAGCCGGACAGAAACATCTACACCGGATCTCGATGGCGATTTGAATCGTATTCGCTGGAGTCTTGGACACGCCCTCAGGCCAACATATGCCGTGCTTTTTGAGAGGCTAAACAGATGCAATGAAGGGCCGAGATTTATTTTTCCTGTAGTATGA